The following proteins are co-located in the Camelina sativa cultivar DH55 chromosome 12, Cs, whole genome shotgun sequence genome:
- the LOC104733276 gene encoding zinc finger CCCH domain-containing protein 61-like, which translates to MDVGHINRPTVDILPRKLLSSAKSPSSVSSPLRDYKDQRDYSYDSDSEDPYAGDHFRMYEFKIRRCTRSRSHDWTDCPFSHPGEKARRRDPRRFHYIGEVCPEYSRQGGGDCSRGDQCGFAHGVFECWLHPSRYRTEACKDGKHCKRKVCFFAHSPRQLRILXRDPRRFHYIGEVCPEYSRQGGGDCSRGDQCGFAHGVFECWLHPSRYRTEACKALLSLT; encoded by the coding sequence ATGGACGTCGGCCACATCAATAGACCAACGGTGGATATCCTGCCGAGAAAGCTTCTCTCCTCCGCCAAGTCTCCGTCGTCGGTTTCAAGTCCCCTTCGCGACTATAAAGACCAAAGAGACTATTCTTACGACTCTGACTCGGAAGATCCTTACGCCGGGGACCATTTTAGGATGTACGAATTCAAGATCCGACGGTGCACACGTAGCCGTAGCCATGATTGGACTGACTGTCCTTTCTCTCATCCTGGTGAAAAGGCTCGTCGTCGTGACCCTCGCCGGTTTCACTACATCGGCGAAGTATGCCCTGAGTATAGTCGCCAAGGCGGCGGTGATTGTAGCCGTGGTGACCAATGCGGCTTTGCGCATGGTGTTTTTGAGTGTTGGCTTCACCCTAGTCGTTACCGTACGGAAGCTTGCAAAGACGGTAAGCATTGTAAGAGAAAAGTATGTTTCTTTGCTCATTCTCCACGTCAGCTTAGAATTCTTCNTCGTGACCCTCGCCGGTTTCACTACATCGGCGAAGTATGCCCTGAGTATAGTCGCCAAGGCGGCGGTGATTGTAGCCGTGGTGACCAATGCGGCTTTGCGCATGGTGTTTTTGAGTGTTGGCTTCACCCTAGTCGTTACCGTACGGAAGCTTGCAAAGCTCTCTTAAGTTTAACATGA